The following are encoded together in the Glycine soja cultivar W05 chromosome 5, ASM419377v2, whole genome shotgun sequence genome:
- the LOC114411257 gene encoding uncharacterized protein LOC114411257, with the protein MPFGDALQQMPLYTKFMKDILTKKGKYIDNESIMVGGNCNVVIQRKLPKKFKDPGTMTIPYTIRNESVGKALIDLWASINLMPLSMCRRIGNLKIDPTKMTLQLIDQSIMKLYGVVEDVLVKVYHFTFSVDFVIMDIEEDAEIPLILGKPFMLTINCLVDMGNGNLEMSVDDQKVNFNLFEAIKYLGEDRRCFKVEEVDKKDVGALPHKIHWRKFLSML; encoded by the coding sequence ATGCCATTTGGGGATGCCTTGCAGCAGATGCCGCTCTACACCAAATTCATGAAGGACATCCTCACCAAGAAGGGGAAGTATATTGACAATGAAAGCATTATGGTAGGAGGCAACTGTAATGTAGTGATACAGAGGAAGCTGCCTAAGAAATTTAAAGACCCCGGGACCATGACAATCCCTTACACCATAAGGAATGAGTCAGTAGGGAAGGCTCTCATTGACTTATGGGCAAGCATCAACTTAATGCCCCTGTCAATGTGTAGAAGAATTGGAAATCTGAAGATAGACCCTACCAAGATGACGCTCCAGCTCATTGACCAATCAATCATGAAACTGTACGGGGTAGTGGAAGATGTCCTAGTCAAAGTCTACCACTTTACTTTCTCGGTGGATTTTGTCATCATGGACATAGAAGAAGATGCAGAGATTCCTCTTATCCTAGGCAAACCCTTCATGCTGACTATCAATTGTCTGGTAGATATGGGGAATGGTAATCTGGAAATGAGTGTCGACGACCAAAAGGTAAACTTCAACCTTTTCGAAGCAATTAAATACCTAGGGGAAGATAGAAGGTGCTTCAAGGTGGAGGAGGTCGATAAAAAAGACGTTGGTGCTCTCCCACACAAAATTCATTGGAGAAAGTTTTTATCAATGTTGTAG